From one Malus sylvestris chromosome 1, drMalSylv7.2, whole genome shotgun sequence genomic stretch:
- the LOC126622537 gene encoding 3-ketoacyl-CoA synthase 1-like — MDAASVHPRSSSDNSSSINMDKERLTAEMAFKDSSSAVIKIRQHLPDFLQSVKLKYVKLGYGYTVNAATIILFLLILPLFVSVIIQLTGLELERITELWTNQAVWLESIDAATRFTGSGVLLFFFGLYWAKRSRPVYLVDFSCYKPEDERKMSVESFLKMTEDNGAFAPDTVNFQTRISNRSGLGDETYLPRGITSNPPQLSMEQARSEAESVMFGALDSLFEKTGIKPNQIDILIVNCSLFNPTPSLSSMIVNHYKLKTDIKSYNLGGMGCSAGLISIDLAKDLLKANPNSYAVVVSTENITLNWYFGNDKSMLLCNCIFRMGGAAVLLSNKNRDRSRSKYELIHTVRTHKGADDKNYKCVYQREDDKGTVGVSLARELMAVAGDALKTNITTLGPLVLPFTEQVLFFITLIRKKVFKAKVKPYIPDFKLAFEHFCIHAGGRAVLDELEKNLQLTEWHMEPSRMTLHRFGNTSSSSLWYELSYAEAKGRVGRGDRVWQIAFGSGFKCNSAVWRALRPISVGDGFGNPWMDSIDKYPVKVPMA, encoded by the coding sequence ATGGATGCTGCTTCTGTTCATCCTAGAAGTAGTAGTGATAACAGTAGTAGTATAAACATGGACAAGGAGAGATTGACGGCGGAGATGGCGTTCAAGGACTCGTCCTCCGCCGTCATCAAAATCCGGCAGCACCTGCCGGACTTCTTGCAGTCCGTCAAGCTCAAGTACGTCAAGCTTGGGTATGGCTATACCGTTAACGCAGCCACCATTATTTTGTTCCTCCTCATTTTACCGCTCTTCGTCTCCGTAATAATCCAGCTCACCGGTCTGGAGCTGGAACGGATCACCGAGCTCTGGACCAACCAGGCCGTCTGGCTCGAAAGCATCGACGCCGCCACCAGGTTCACCGGTTCAGGGgtccttctcttcttctttggcCTCTACTGGGCCAAGAGGTCTAGACCGGTCTACCTCGTCGACTTCTCATGCTACAAACCGGAAGACGAACGCAAAATGTCCGTCGAGTCGTTTCTAAAAATGACGGAAGACAACGGCGCATTTGCTCCGGACACGGTTAACTTCCAGACCCGCATTTCGAACCGGTCCGGTCTAGGCGACGAGACGTACTTGCCTCGCGGAATCACCTCCAACCCGCCACAGCTGTCAATGGAGCAAGCCCGGTCCGAGGCCGAGTCGGTCATGTTCGGCGCGCTCGACTCACTCTTCGAAAAAACCGGaatcaaaccgaaccaaatcgaCATCCTCATCGTTAACTGCAGCCTGTTCAACCCGACGCCGTCACTGTCCTCCATGATCGTCAACCACTACAAGCTCAAAACCGACATTAAATCCTACAACCTCGGCGGCATGGGCTGTAGCGCCGGACTGATCTCCATCGACCTAGCCAAGGACCTCCTCAAAGCAAACCCCAACTCCTACGCCGTCGTAGTCAGCACCGAAAACATAACCTTAAACTGGTACTTCGGAAACGACAAATCCATGCTCCTCTGCAACTGTATTTTCCGAATGGGCGGGGCCGCGGTTCTCCTATCAAACAAAAACCGCGACCGCTCCCGGTCCAAGTACGAGCTCATACACACCGTCCGGACCCATAAGGGCGCCGACGACAAGAACTACAAGTGCGTTTACCAGCGGGAAGACGACAAAGGCACCGTCGGCGTTTCGCTGGCGCGTGAGCTCATGGCCGTGGCGGGCGACGCGTTGAAAACGAACATAACGACGCTTGGCCCACTCGTCCTGCCGTTTACCGAACAAGTGTTGTTTTTCATAACGCTGATTCGGAAGAAGGTTTTCAAGGCGAAGGTCAAGCCGTACATTCCGGACTTTAAGCTCGCGTTCGAGCACTTCTGCATCCACGCGGGCGGACGCGCCGTcctggacgagttggagaagaaTCTTCAACTCACTGAGTGGCACATGGAGCCGTCTCGGATGACGTTGCACCGGTTCGGCAACACGTCGAGCAGTTCGCTGTGGTACGAGCTGTCGTACGCGGAGGCGAAGGGTCGGGTTGGGAGGGGCGATCGGGTTTGGCAGATCGCGTTTGGGTCGGGTTTTAAGTGTAACAGCGCGGTTTGGCGGGCCCTCCGGCCGATTTCGGTCGGGGACGGGTTTGGTAATCCGTGGATGGACTCGATTGATAAGTACCCGGTCAAAGTCCCGATGGCTTAG
- the LOC126621495 gene encoding uncharacterized protein LOC126621495, translating to MWAVSYPPPPPPSQPLIPKPPPTYPIRLSIVAKSQPPSQDLGGLGRSILTKLKSNPNPKLQGKQKQDEEDKKVISGSDVLSAMQRAAAKKNRESVKKKKKAPPSSSSSSYAGSHREEEGVDEYGNVRPLCVKSEWGSRLDELGKRLKELSSKAP from the coding sequence ATGTGGGCGGTGTCCTACCCGCCCCCGCCACCACCATCTCAACCTCTCATCCCCAAACCACCTCCGACGTACCCCATCCGCCTCTCTATTGTCGCCAAGTCTCAGCCGCCATCCCAAGACCTCGGAGGCTTAGGCCGATCAATCCTCACAAAACTCAAATCCAATCCCAACCCAAAATTACaaggaaagcaaaagcaagatgAAGAGGATAAGAAGGTAATTAGTGGGTCGGATGTGCTTTCCGCCATGCAGAGAGCAGCGGCGAAGAAAAACAGAGAGAGCgttaagaaaaagaagaaggcacCGCCGTCGTCGTCGTCATCATCCTATGCGGGCAGTCACAGGGAAGAAGAAGGTGTGGACGAGTATGGCAACGTGAGGCCCTTGTGTGTGAAAAGCGAGTGGGGTAGTAGGTTGGATGAGTTGGGAAAACGCCTTAAAGAGCTTTCTTCCAAGGCCCCTTGA
- the LOC126623605 gene encoding heterogeneous nuclear ribonucleoprotein Q-like isoform X1 has product MAEGAEVEDRVDLDEDNFMEEMDDDVDEQIDEDGVDGGSDENVEEHVEAAREDPATKTSYTDHPPKPDESHNAGEFVEDGEKPSTPVNEEEKEKHAQLLALPPYGSEVFIGGLPKDTSEEDLRDLCDEIGEIIEVRLMQDRETGESKGYAFIGFKTKEVAQKAIEELHSKVFKGKTLRCSLSETKYRLFIGNVPKIWTEDEFRKVIDEVGPGIEHVELIKDPQNPSRNRGFAFVLYYNNACADYSRQKMSNSNFKLDGNTPTVTWADPKSTPDHTAAAQSQVKALYVKNIPENTSTEKLKELFQHHGEVTKVVMPPGKGGQGKRDFGFVHFAERASALKAVKDTEKYEIDGHPLEVVLAKPQTEKKPDGAYPYNAGPHASHLARPGYGGGYGGNPYGSVGAGYGVAAGFQQPVIYGRGPMPAGMHMVPMVLPDGRIGYVLQQPGVQMPTPRPRRADRSNGPGSGRGGGGSEEGNRGGRRYRPY; this is encoded by the exons ATGGCAGAAGGAGCGGAAGTTGAGGACCGGGTGGATCTGGATGAGGACAACTTCATGGAAGAGATGGACGATGATGTAGATGAGCAAATAGATGAAGATGGAGTAGATGGAGGCAGTGATGAAAATGTGGAGGAGCATGTTGAAGCAGCACGTGAAGATCCTGCAACTAAGACTAGCTACACAGATCACCCACCCAAACCAGATGAAAGCCACAATGCTGGTGAATTTGTGGAAGATGGAGAGAAACCTTCTACTCCTGTCAATgaagaggagaaagagaagCATGCACAACTTCTTGCCCTTCCCCCCTATGGGTCTGAAGTTTTCATTGGTGGACTTCCTAAAGACACTTCGGAAGAAGATCTGAGGGATCTATGTGATGAAATAGGCGAAATTATTGAG gtaagaTTAATGCAAGACAGGGAAACTGGTGAAAGCAAGGGTTATGCATTTATAGGATTTAAGACTAAAGAGGTTGCACAAAAAGCCATTGAAGAGTTGCATAGTAAAGTATTCAAG GGTAAAACCTTAAGATGTTCACTTTCTGAAACTAAATATAGATTGTTCATTGGTAATGTTCCAAAAATCTGGACTGAGGATGAGTTTCGTAAAGTCATTGATGAGGTTGGTCCTGGGATTGAGCACGTTGAACTAATAAAG GATCCTCAAAATCCAAGCAGAAATCGtggttttgcttttgttttgtattaTAATAATGCCTGCGCCGATTATTCAAGACAGAAAATGTCGAATTCAAATTTTAAGCTGGATGGAAATACCCCAACTGTTACCTGGGCAGATCCAAAAAGTACTCCTGATCATACTGCTGCAGCTCAG TCCCAGGTGAAGGCTCTTTATGTGAAAAACATACCTGAGAATACTAGCACTGAGAAGCTGAAGGAACTATTCCAGCACCATGGTGAAGTGACAAAAGTGGTTATGCCACCTGGAAAAGGTGGTCAAGGAAAACGAGATTTTGGCTTCGTCCATTTTGCTGAAAGGGCTAGTGCACTGAAGGCTGTCAAAGACACTGAGAAATATGAAATTGATG GTCATCCACTGGAAGTTGTCCTTGCGAAGCCTCAGACTGAGAAGAAACCTGATGGGGCTTATCCGTACAATGCCGGGCCTCATGCAAGCCACCTTGCACGCCCAGGGTATGGTGGTGGTTATGGCGGAAATCCATACGGCTCAGTGGGGGCTGGATATGGTGTTGCTGCAGGCTTTCAGCAG CCAGTGATATATGGTAGAGGGCCAATGCCTGCGGGAATGCACATGGTGCCTATGGTTTTACCGGATGGTCGAATTGGCTATGTACT TCAGCAGCCTGGTGTACAGATGCCAACTCCACGACCTCGAAGAGCAGATCGGAGCAATGGTCCAGGCAGTGGACGAGGAGGTGGCGGCAGTGAGGAAGGCAACCGTGGTGGCAGAAGGTACCGACCATACTAG
- the LOC126623605 gene encoding heterogeneous nuclear ribonucleoprotein Q-like isoform X2, translating into MAEGAEVEDRVDLDEDNFMEEMDDDVDEQIDEDGVDGGSDENVEEHVEAAREDPATKTSYTDHPPKPDESHNAGEFVEDGEKPSTPVNEEEKEKHAQLLALPPYGSEVFIGGLPKDTSEEDLRDLCDEIGEIIEVRLMQDRETGESKGYAFIGFKTKEVAQKAIEELHSKVFKGKTLRCSLSETKYRLFIGNVPKIWTEDEFRKVIDEVGPGIEHVELIKDPQNPSRNRGFAFVLYYNNACADYSRQKMSNSNFKLDGNTPTVTWADPKSTPDHTAAAQVKALYVKNIPENTSTEKLKELFQHHGEVTKVVMPPGKGGQGKRDFGFVHFAERASALKAVKDTEKYEIDGHPLEVVLAKPQTEKKPDGAYPYNAGPHASHLARPGYGGGYGGNPYGSVGAGYGVAAGFQQPVIYGRGPMPAGMHMVPMVLPDGRIGYVLQQPGVQMPTPRPRRADRSNGPGSGRGGGGSEEGNRGGRRYRPY; encoded by the exons ATGGCAGAAGGAGCGGAAGTTGAGGACCGGGTGGATCTGGATGAGGACAACTTCATGGAAGAGATGGACGATGATGTAGATGAGCAAATAGATGAAGATGGAGTAGATGGAGGCAGTGATGAAAATGTGGAGGAGCATGTTGAAGCAGCACGTGAAGATCCTGCAACTAAGACTAGCTACACAGATCACCCACCCAAACCAGATGAAAGCCACAATGCTGGTGAATTTGTGGAAGATGGAGAGAAACCTTCTACTCCTGTCAATgaagaggagaaagagaagCATGCACAACTTCTTGCCCTTCCCCCCTATGGGTCTGAAGTTTTCATTGGTGGACTTCCTAAAGACACTTCGGAAGAAGATCTGAGGGATCTATGTGATGAAATAGGCGAAATTATTGAG gtaagaTTAATGCAAGACAGGGAAACTGGTGAAAGCAAGGGTTATGCATTTATAGGATTTAAGACTAAAGAGGTTGCACAAAAAGCCATTGAAGAGTTGCATAGTAAAGTATTCAAG GGTAAAACCTTAAGATGTTCACTTTCTGAAACTAAATATAGATTGTTCATTGGTAATGTTCCAAAAATCTGGACTGAGGATGAGTTTCGTAAAGTCATTGATGAGGTTGGTCCTGGGATTGAGCACGTTGAACTAATAAAG GATCCTCAAAATCCAAGCAGAAATCGtggttttgcttttgttttgtattaTAATAATGCCTGCGCCGATTATTCAAGACAGAAAATGTCGAATTCAAATTTTAAGCTGGATGGAAATACCCCAACTGTTACCTGGGCAGATCCAAAAAGTACTCCTGATCATACTGCTGCAGCTCAG GTGAAGGCTCTTTATGTGAAAAACATACCTGAGAATACTAGCACTGAGAAGCTGAAGGAACTATTCCAGCACCATGGTGAAGTGACAAAAGTGGTTATGCCACCTGGAAAAGGTGGTCAAGGAAAACGAGATTTTGGCTTCGTCCATTTTGCTGAAAGGGCTAGTGCACTGAAGGCTGTCAAAGACACTGAGAAATATGAAATTGATG GTCATCCACTGGAAGTTGTCCTTGCGAAGCCTCAGACTGAGAAGAAACCTGATGGGGCTTATCCGTACAATGCCGGGCCTCATGCAAGCCACCTTGCACGCCCAGGGTATGGTGGTGGTTATGGCGGAAATCCATACGGCTCAGTGGGGGCTGGATATGGTGTTGCTGCAGGCTTTCAGCAG CCAGTGATATATGGTAGAGGGCCAATGCCTGCGGGAATGCACATGGTGCCTATGGTTTTACCGGATGGTCGAATTGGCTATGTACT TCAGCAGCCTGGTGTACAGATGCCAACTCCACGACCTCGAAGAGCAGATCGGAGCAATGGTCCAGGCAGTGGACGAGGAGGTGGCGGCAGTGAGGAAGGCAACCGTGGTGGCAGAAGGTACCGACCATACTAG
- the LOC126625535 gene encoding mitochondrial import inner membrane translocase subunit TIM10-like translates to MAAPNEPTVLDKEQIFGMAEKEMEYRVELFNKLTHTCFNKCVEKKYKESELNMGENSCIDRCVSKYWHVSIYLFHMILVLVYWITL, encoded by the exons ATGGCTGCCCCTAATGAGCCGACAGTTTTGGACAAGGAACAG ATTTTTGGTATGGCCGAGAAGGAGATGGAATACAGGGTTGAGTTGTTCAACAA GCTTACCCACACATGTTTCAACAAGTGCGTCGAGAAGAA GTACAAGGAGTCTGAGCTAAATATGGGTGAAAACAGTTGCATTGATCGGTGCGTGTCAAAATACTGGCATGTAAGTATCTATCTGTTTCATATGATTTTAGTGCTAGTGTATTGGATTACGTTATAA